In a single window of the Verrucomicrobiia bacterium genome:
- a CDS encoding protein tyrosine phosphatase family protein: MENSTPLQAIRAFRQIGDRLGTSGQPTPAQLPLIRDAGFRAVINLALPTSDNAIPEEGSLVTRLGLAYVHLPVDFSSPTPHDFRAFTQIMDAFADRPVFVHCAANLRVSAFIFSTA; this comes from the coding sequence ATGGAAAATTCCACGCCTCTTCAAGCCATCCGCGCCTTCCGGCAGATCGGCGACCGCCTCGGAACCTCCGGCCAGCCCACTCCCGCGCAACTCCCGCTCATCCGCGACGCCGGTTTCCGCGCCGTCATCAACCTCGCCTTGCCCACCTCCGATAACGCCATCCCCGAAGAAGGCAGCCTCGTCACCCGCCTCGGCCTCGCGTACGTCCACCTCCCCGTGGATTTCTCCTCACCCACGCCCCACGACTTCCGCGCCTTTACTCAAATCATGGATGCCTTCGCCGACCGCCCCGTTTTCGTCCACTGCGCCGCGAACCTGCGCGTCTCCGCCTTCATTTTCTCTACCGCGTGA
- a CDS encoding class I SAM-dependent RNA methyltransferase: MNDTAAQSAPGLTVGARCSITIHDIAFGGDGVGRYEDFVVFVPFVLIGEKVEVEITEVKKRFARARLLEVLAGSLERVKPPCRYFGDCGGCQYQHVDYAAQLRLKHKQVSDLFERIGGFDAEVVAPVVPCPQPYGYRNRIMIRSQWDKFKQGLNIGYIRTDNRLVVDIEECLIAEPALNEQILHVRAHPPPKGGIKVVLRVNPEGWEVPRDSFFQNNFFLLPGLVETVRGFLREGKNRFLVDTYCGVGFFGIECADLVESFIGVELDIQAIKAAKNNAAKRNILNGEFLTGRAEQMLPELLQRFPAEATTVVLDPPRTGLLPESLKLLRQVRPGQVIYISCHPATMARDLNALCSDGVFKLLHVIPLDMFPQTAHVECVADLRLNPANPGPACLI, from the coding sequence ATGAATGATACTGCCGCGCAAAGTGCTCCCGGCCTGACGGTCGGCGCGCGTTGTTCAATCACGATTCACGATATCGCTTTTGGCGGGGATGGCGTGGGGCGATACGAGGATTTTGTGGTGTTTGTGCCGTTCGTGTTGATCGGCGAAAAGGTGGAGGTGGAGATCACGGAGGTGAAGAAGCGCTTCGCGCGCGCGCGATTGTTGGAGGTCTTAGCGGGATCGTTGGAGCGAGTGAAGCCGCCGTGCCGATATTTTGGCGATTGTGGCGGGTGCCAATATCAGCATGTGGACTACGCGGCGCAACTTCGCCTGAAGCACAAGCAGGTTTCTGATTTGTTCGAACGCATCGGTGGCTTTGACGCGGAAGTGGTGGCGCCGGTCGTGCCGTGCCCGCAACCTTATGGCTATCGCAATCGCATCATGATCCGCAGCCAGTGGGATAAATTTAAACAGGGGCTGAACATCGGCTACATTCGCACGGACAATCGGCTGGTCGTGGACATCGAGGAATGTTTGATCGCGGAGCCGGCGTTGAACGAACAGATTTTGCACGTGCGCGCGCATCCGCCGCCCAAGGGCGGAATCAAAGTGGTGTTGCGGGTAAACCCCGAAGGCTGGGAAGTGCCGCGTGATTCTTTTTTTCAAAATAATTTTTTTCTGCTGCCGGGATTGGTGGAGACGGTGCGCGGATTTTTGCGCGAGGGGAAAAACCGATTTCTGGTGGATACGTATTGCGGGGTGGGATTTTTCGGTATCGAATGCGCGGACCTGGTGGAATCGTTCATCGGTGTGGAACTGGATATTCAAGCCATCAAGGCCGCGAAGAACAACGCAGCGAAGCGCAATATTTTAAATGGCGAATTCCTGACGGGTCGCGCGGAACAAATGCTGCCGGAGTTACTCCAGCGTTTTCCCGCGGAAGCGACGACGGTTGTGCTTGATCCGCCGCGGACGGGTTTGTTGCCGGAAAGTTTGAAATTGCTGCGCCAAGTGCGGCCCGGGCAGGTCATTTATATTTCCTGCCATCCGGCGACGATGGCGCGGGACTTGAACGCTTTATGCTCCGACGGTGTCTTTAAGTTATTACACGTGATTCCGTTGGACATGTTTCCGCAGACTGCGCACGTCGAATGCGTGGCGGATTTGCGCCTGAATCCGGCCAACCCCGGCCCGGCGTGTCTTATTTAG